In the genome of Octopus bimaculoides isolate UCB-OBI-ISO-001 chromosome 24, ASM119413v2, whole genome shotgun sequence, the window NNNNNNNNNNNNNNNNNNNNNNNNNNNNNNNNNNNNNNNNNNNNNNNNNNNNNNNNNNNNNNNNNNNNNNNNNNNNNNNNNNNNNNNNNNNNNNNNNNNNNNNNNNNNNNNNNNNNNNNNNNNNNNNNNNNNNNNNNNNNNNNNNNNNNNNNNNNNNNNNNNNNNNNNNNNNNNNNNNNNNNNNNNNNNNNNNNNNNNNNNNNNNNNNNNNNNNNNNNNNNNNNNNNNNNNNNNNNNNNNNNNNNNNNNNNNNNNNNNNNNNNNNNNNNNNNNNNNNNNNNNNNNNNNNNNNNNNNNNNNNNNNNNNNNNNNNNNNNNNNNNNNNNNNNNNNNNNNNNNNNNNNNNNNNNNNNNNNNNNNNNNNNNNNNNNNNNNNNNNNNNNNNNNNNNNNNNNNNNNNNNNNNNNNNNNNNNNNNNNNNNNNNNNNNNNNNNNNNNNNNNNNNNNNNNNNNNNNNNNNNNNNNNNNNNNNNNNNNNNNNNNNNNNNNNNNNNNNNNNNNNNNNNNNNNNNNNNNNNNNNNNNNNNNNNNNNNNNNNNNNNNNNNNNNNNNNNNNNNNNNNNNNNNNNNNNNNNNNNNNNNNNNNNNNNNNNNNNNNNNNNNNNNNNNNNNNNNNNNNNNNNNNNNNNNNNNNGCGCCTCAAACTTGCGCCGTGGCTCAGGTGGGGATGGCGCTCCatatttctcccttctctctttagCACGGTCACGGTACTGGGGAGGAACAATAGCAAGTAAGAACActcatagatagagagagagctagaACGGAATCCAAGGAGGAGAAGGGCGGCGTCGGGAGTGGGGGGaaggcaacagaaaaaaaaaaaaatgagtaaaaaaaaaaaaggctccagtttttttttgtttttgtttttatcagacTACTTACATACTTAACGTATGCAATGCAACGATGCAGTTGCAGCAGTTAACAGCAGCTGACAaacatcatgatcgtcatcatcatcatcgttgtcaacatcatcacaTATGTAATAAAGCATTTTTTTATGTCTAATGGTAACATTTGTAGTCAAACCTAGCAGTTGCCCGTTCAGAAACCACTGCATCTGAAGTGCTCCGTTTAGTTaagaatgaatgtaaaaaaaagttaaagttTGTGTGGTGCATAACATAACAAGGCCACAGCCCATAGCCCAATCGCTACTGACAGTTTCAATATAATATACCTTGTAACTTTTAAAAGGAAACAGAAGTAAACctatgaaatatacataaaaaaaatttattgagcacatatacacacttgtgtcTGTATacagtacatgcatatacatacatatatatatacatatgtatgtatgtacatgtatatactcacacacacacacacacacacacacacatgtgtatgcatacatacatatatttaggacacatacatacatgcacgaaaCAAGGAGAGATCAGAGAGTAAAGCCTTCCTACCGGTCCTTTTTTATCCCCATCAACTGCACCAGAGCTATATTTTTTCCTCATCACTTCAAGATTTTGCTGTAATAAAAACGAAACACAGACAATGCTAtcagtcaagaaaaaaaaaaaaacggtaatgATTCCATAGACATCACATATAAAGGCCACAGATTCTGAAGGGAGAAGCAGCAAAGTCATTTTAACCGTAACCTCTACGACACATCTGTTATCATCACCACTGGTCCTCGACTGGCATGTATTTTAAACGATGAAAGACgaaaataaaaagcaatgtaaaccttatgggtgtatatgtgtacatatatatatgatttccgATGTGTGTACGTCATAATGAaaggttatgtgtatgtgtaacctATGCGTCAATATctgcttatatttatgtgtgcatctaATTCTACTtgcatataactgtgtgtgtgtgtgtgtttgtgatttgaTATTAAGCATGATTATGCATAAGACTACTTTCATATGCGTCTCTTTCCTGAAGGTTGCTCGTTTAAGCCCCATTCTATCTCACGTTAAAATGTTAGATATTAATaccttattctttcatttgtttcagttattttgactacagccatgctggagcaccacctttagtcaaacaaatcgaccccgagacttattttttctaagcctagtacttattctatcagcctcttttgccaaaccactaagtcacagagACGCAAAcatgccagcatcagttgtcgagtgatggtggtggggacaaacacacatacgtatatatacgatgggcttctttcagtcgaTGTAACTGACCTACACCCCGCCCACCAACcttgctggccctgtgctaaactttgaaaatattattaagatTAGTCATATAGAACTTGAATGGTTCTTTCATAAAATTATGGTGGGAAGGCTTTAATAATTGAAACAGGATCAGTCACAGAACTGGAGGTGATGTCAGGTGGGTTGGCACCAATGGGGCTgatatattattttctgaaacgaCAATAGAGAAAAATGCTTTggtaaatgggggaaaaaaaaaaaacttaccttGTGTAAATCAGAGAGTTGCGTGTGTCTTGTGAGAGCCTCTTTGCTGGGAAACTGTCGTTTGCACAGCAAACAAGCGAGTTTGTTCCAGTCGGTCAGCTTAGCCTCATCAAGGACACCAGTTCGTTGGGTATTGCCAGGTGCTGGCGTTGTCTCAAATGATTCGTCCTCAGAATCACTGTCACCTCCATATGAGGCCACGAGGGCCGGATTGTTGGCTGCTACTGCCTCAGTAGCAGCGGCAGCTGCTGCAGCTGCCGCGGCTGCCTTCTCAGTAGGCGTctgaagaaagaggagaagaaaaactgTTAGAGTACATCGACGGCAAACTGCAAGCAAGGTCTACTACGAGAAGGTAAATGTGGTACCTACCCACTTTATTATCAATGATTCACTCAAGCAAATGCTTAATCTGAGGCCAGTTATTATGCTGCTTATAAGTACCCAATCTTTACCAACAAAGCAATCAAACACACATTTTGAAAACTTACTGaacttagtttattttattttttttctcttgtatttagtctgcaagattcttgatgtaaaatcaggttttaaaacacattttgtagtatcttgggagggtcatcatgccaacaataaacacacacacactggttccatttcacttcttttatactactactatcatgtgatgtcaagatggatttcttttggttttgatctactatatctactcacaaggctttgattgacctagggctacagaagacacttgccaaaagtgccaagcagtggaaatgaacctgaaGGTGGTGAAGTAATGGACACATTGCGAAATAATTTTAAAggtatacacaacatacacagacacatcatAATTCATTATCTGTATTCCAAGCtggcatgagagagagaaaagtgatgtATTTCTAGAACCAAATACCAGAAGCAGAAGGAAATTACAATCTGCTTTACAATTTGGCAGTCAACACTCTGCAGGCAGAAGAAGAAGGATGTTTACAACAGGAACTTACCATTGGACAAGGTGGAGGCATTAACCGCTTGTCTTCTAGACCTCTGCCGCTACTCTGCAATAATCAAAGAAAAGAGATTAAGCttggaatgaagacagaaaagaAGCAATATGGAAAATGTTACAGCACACACATTTAGACTTGGCCACTATTCTGATCTGATGATACAATGTGCATCCAAAAGATGATGGATACACCTTATCCTCCCCCgaataacctttcatcatctgatactggGTCACCACCTCCAATGTCCCCTCcgttatagcaagacacctgtttctgcctctgtgTCTTTGTCACCCTCTAACCTTTCATTCTCAGGCACAAGTTCCCTTCCTCAAATGCCCCTGCCTCTCTCAAAGAtcccttgtcttgcaagttacttggtgactctgccagtgctggtgccacaaaagaaagcatccagtccacactgtaaagtggttggcatttggaagggcgtccagctgtaaaaaccatgccaaaactaaccttgcctgtgctagtgccatataaaaagcaccgaGCCTAccctgcagagtggttggtgtaaggaagggcaaccagctgtaaaaaccctgccaaaacagatacagcaGCTTGGGGTAAtttttctacctggccggctcctgtgaACCAGCCcacctatgcatgcatggaagatggatgttaaatgatagtgatgataatgatacacacacacacacacacacatataacacaaaacaggaagttggaaaaaTTCTTTGATATCATGATGGTGCTTATTCACCATCACATATATTCCAGTTCCTAATTGGAatcacaaaattgtacatgttggataaaaacatataagaaatttccttttaatttcttaGCAACTTGTGGGCCTGCTTGATTCAAGTCAAGCTGGAGCTAAACAAGATGCCTACACTAGAAAATCTGAAACCAGTGTGCTTACCGTTTTCTCAAGGATTGCATAGCCAGCGTCAGCAGTTGCAGACTCACGTTCTTCAATCACCCGTTTCATAGGAATAACGGGACCAATGATATTTACATTTGTCTTCTTAAAACCTTCTTTGATGGCTTCTTTTTGAGCGTTCAATGTTTTCGCCCACTTTTCCATGtcctagaagaaaaaaaaaataaataaaacaccacttgaaaaacaacaaaagttccTATCTCTTTAAAATAGCAACATACTGGATCAAATTAGACTGTTATCTTAACTAACCCTTTAGcagtcacattattttgaattaatcattatcTGGTACCTTCGAGATTTTACGATGTGACtgtatagttttagaatgacattgtaggataggtgtgaaaggccagatatggctagtgtgagcataaaaatagaaatttttcaaCCGGATGTGGCTgttttaaatgctgaagggttaaggtAGTGTTCCCTAACTTTTTCCGTCTTAGAGAACCCTTGAAGTATCAGGGAATGCCTGCATAAAAAtgtattacaaataattattaattttttcctttcttgcttATGAagttaaaatttcattaacaggTCAAACAAATCATAAATCAGTTTCGGAAAGGGTTCTGCGTTATAGTAACGCCATCAGATACGACAAAGAGTCGCTTGTAATTATACTATACACaattatgattaataaaacaaaccGACCAATAGTTTTCTCTCTGTTCCAAATTTACTGGTGTTAAGTTGCACTATTTTATACTAGATTTTAAATGAAACCACcccactaaaaagaaaaaaaaaaaaaaaaaaaaaaaaaactggggtgTGACANNNNNNNNNNGTGGACTTTGGGCTCAAAGTACCTTTGCAATTTTTTTGGCAatcttcactttttctttcttgtcttcctTCTTTTTGCCTCTGTTGTCTCCATCTTTGTCATCACATTGCTGACCGCCAGCCCCAGTTGGAGCAGGTAGGTAAGTGGATTTCTCAGCATCCCAGTACAAAAATTGGCACGTGGAAGCATTGTAATAATACTGAAAATAGATAATAAACAAGAAACACATTATTATTGCCGTTGTCATtgtattacctccgccttagcgaagccACATTCTGAGTATAGATtttgtcgaggtcaactttgtcattcatcccttAGAAGGTTTGAGAAGTAACCAATTGAATACTGGGAATAATAAAGCCCGGCATTTGATTGGTTACTTTATCTAAAGCAGCCTTGATGTGAATGGAATCATAGCAGAaggatgatgaagacgatgatgatgatgatgatgataagagttaTTTAAACACAGCTAAGCTTATTTCATTAGAAGTGCAGtcataaacagaaaacaaaagggaGCAGCAAAGTATTTAAAAGTGTGTCTTACTTGAGAGTTGGCATCGTAGTAGAGTCCAGTGGAAGGATCATAGTAATATCCAGAGCTGTCGTCGTATTGATAGGTACAAACATCAGGCGATGCTGTAAAGAAAACGGATAACAATATACAGAGGGGGAGCATTCATCTTTACACTGACAATTTactgaatgtacacacacacacactcgaatataaaacatcatcatcattttaatgtccagttttccatgtcggcatgggtcagatggagttaactgatgcagattttctatggctggacgcccttcctgtcaccaacccttgcctGTTCCCAAgggaggtaatatttccccaatggCCAGACATGATTTGCAGATGATCAGAAataaacgacactgcttgtatgagagtcacattcatttacaactatccaGCAAAGTCaaggacaaggagacacacagacacatgatgaGGTTCCAAACAGTATTCAATCAATCAAATTTAATCGCAAAGCACTGATAGGCCTggggggctatagcagaagacacttgcccaatgtaccatgcaatggaactgaacccgaaaccatgtggttgcaaagtgagctttataatcacacagccatgactgtgcctgacgttatgttctgagttcaaattcagccgaggtcgactttgcctttcatcctttcggggtcgattaaataagtaccagttatgcactggagtcaatgtaatcaacttaatccctttgtctgtccttgtttgtcccgtctatgtttagccccttgtgggcaataaagaaataaatatatatacacatacacacacacatatgagggggtgttgaaaagttcctggctttaagggtatcgcaaaaggcctggttagaagttcagccttccaagttctttttttacagggcttagaaaaaaactgaaggactgctgcaataagtgtgtgaatctgagaggggaatatgttgaataaaatcataattaaccgatcgtcctgtattttcttttacccaaaaccaggaacttgtCACCCGCCCCCCtcgtgtttacacacacaaacttatatgaatgaaaaatatttgacagAAAAATGTTAGGAAGTTCAAAAATTTACATGAGAATTCTTACAATATACTGGTTGTAGGTTTATTGGGAATAAGGAGGAGTTAGATAAGATAGAACAGAGAcagaatttgagagagagaagggagtaaaaaaaaacatgagctGTGTAGAACTTTAGAAACTTACGATATTTGGGGTACTCGTCATTGACTGGCATTCCTGTTGGCGTCTGAAAGGCAGGTTGTGAACTCTGTAGTACAGGCAGTTTGGAAACGGTTGGCGAGCCTTTATGTGTAGAACTATCAGTGATTGTGCTGCCGTCTGCATTCACATCGACAGTGGTGGGTGCGCCGACTGTTACGGCGGCTGCCGTGGCTGCGGTTCCAGCTGCTGATAGCGCCTGGGAAGACTGTGAAGATGGAGAAAGATTTTTTTGTTGTGACCAATTCTGAGCCAGATGGGCCAAACGCTGCTCGGGAGACATTTCAGCCAATTTCTGTTGTTCTTGCACCTTGAAAACGACAAGCTGACCATTACAAACCATTGGTAAATGGCCAATGAGAGGCACAAGTTGACCTCGAAATTAAAATCTTGCTGAagtcaactctacctttcattattttgggagggtgttgataaaataaagtaccagtcaagtactggggtctggtttaatcaactagcccttccccacaaaatttgtGGCCTTGCATCTAAGCTAAAAGTACCAGTAACATGTTAGGGACAATACAATTGTTTTGTAGCCTTCACCTTAAATGAGTGGCATTGTGTCGAGGATTGGCAGAATGGTGGAGCAACGAACAAAAATACCTGGTGGTATCTAGTTACAGCTATTTtttatcttgagttcaaatctagccatggtcaactttgcttacCATTCTTCTgagtttgatgaaataaagaagcagTCGATTATTAATTAGACTAATTCAATCAATCACACTGCACTGAGATCAAGTACCAATATTTATTATCAATCATATCCAGAAACCACTCCTTGCCTTCAAGTGGAATCATAatttccatccatccacacaaccGTGTAGTGTGTCTGTCACACACACCTCTTAGCCTTTTATTGGTTCCAGTAAAAGGACTTGTGGCCATATCGGGGTACTGCTTTCAGGGTTTATGTTCTAGTTGACCCAGTAACCctaaagtctggtactcattttattgactgcAGTAGACAGAATGACAAAGTCAATCTGGGTGCAACACAGAAGGAAccacatatcataaaatattttttgttcaacACACTGATTTTCCACTTCAATACACAgtcacatgcctacacacatacacacacatatatgagcttcttcctctttctgctgCCAAATCCATCTAATCAGCTAGatattatagtagaagaaacttgcccaaggtgccgcttgtgccaatatatatataaaagcaagaaTGGAACACAAGGGGGAACAAGTACTGCAAAATACTTCATCTAGTGTTCTAATAATCCTGCCAATTCAGAgcctacatacattatatatatatatatatatatatatatatatatatataggaaaataaaaaataataataaggcagaatgctaaactggaagcatattttaatNNNNNNNNNNNNNNNNNNNNNNNNNNNNNNNNNNNNNNNNNNNNNNNNNNNNNNNNNNNNNNNNNNNNNNNNNNNNNNNNNNNNNNNNNNNNNNNNNNNNNNNNNNNNNNNNNNNNNNNNNNNNNNNNNNNNNNNNNNNNNNNNNNNNNNNNNNNNNNNNNNNNNNNNNNNNNNNNNNNNNNNNNNNNNNNNNNNNNNNNNNNNNNNNNNNNNNNNNNNNNNNNNNNNNNNNNNNNNNNNNNNNNNNNNNNNNNNNNNNNNNNNNNNNNNNNNNNNNNNNNNNNNNNNNNNNNNNNNNNNNNNNNNNNNNNNNNNNNNNNNNNNNNNNNNNNNNNNNNNNNNNNNNNNNNNNNNNNNNNNNNNNNNNNNNNNNNNNNNNNNNNNNNNNNNNNNNNNNNNNNNNNNNNNNNNNNNNNNNNNNNNNNNNNNNNNNNNNNNNNNNNNNNNNNNNNNNNNNNNNNNNNNNNNNNNNNNNNNNNNNNNNNNNNNNNNNNNNNNNNNNNNNNNNNNNNNNgtattggtatagttatttttttatatattattttcttcattttgtacttctttgtaaaaaacattttcattctccctcttcttgaaaatttgcttcgcaataaAAGCCGgttagagaaatctttattaaaacatgcttccagtttagcattctgccttattattatttttcattttcctattatttctccacgtgcggttaacaaaaccccactatttactgacttatatatagatatatatatacacatgcatgcacacacacacagcatatactcttctataatatgaataattattttatagataaattcatttatatacatacatacttatatatgtaaactCCCTTCCCAACAGGGTTGCCAGACTGGACTACAAATGGCAgattaacactttttttttttaggaccgTTATAAAAAGTTGAAGTCTTGTCTTAAGACTACAAAACCCATTATGATAGATCTCTGTGACACTGAAATGATTAATAGAAGAAACACTTGGCAGAACGGGATGCTCGTCCACTGCAATGTTACCACTCTCCGACCATTGCTGCTGCTTCGTGCTGAAGTGAATGCACTTAAAATAGCATACAATACGTGCTTCACTCAAAGTAGCATGCCACCAGGTTCAAATTAAGAAACTGATTGAATATCATAATTGTgctgggatggtttgacaggatccaatgctCCAGAAGACTGTCAAACACTAACATCTGCTTTGGCCTGGTCTCtgtggctggacacccttcctaacaccagtatgactgccaagtaatttgcaagacaaagagaaaataagaaacccATTCAAGTGAGTGGGATTATAGCAGAACTGGTTTTGTATTGGGAGTTGAGAAGCTAAAGCAGAGATACTCAACTATTTTTTACTTATGGGcccctttgatccctattttactcgGGCGGACCCATGTagctatttgatatttaaaaagctgtagtatatttttaaatattattagaaactgcattaaaaaaaaattgttaaaatattttgtgcaatgcagaagtataaccagtttgtggcaattaattttaaaaacaaaccttGGCCATATGAATCCCAGTTAAGAATCACTGGGCTAAAATATGATAGGGACACTTTTTGGGAtactttttgaaaaattttcaaaGATTTCGGGGAAATAGATCTGGCAACCCTTTTTTTCCTAAAGTGCGAAAGAGACCATATTCCAAGTGCAAACTGTTTGCTTTACCTGTTTCTGATAATGTTTCTGGTACTGTTTAGCAGCTTGAGCTTGTTGGATGGCAGCCTGTGCTACAGCAGCTGCAGCGTTGGTGGAATCGGCTATTTGAAACacacaagaagaacaagaagaaatgaGCTTTAACACCAACTTCAGAAACCTCAGACAAAAACACAAGAACTCACATTTACAGCAATTACGATATTTAACGAAGCTAGtgatttatttatcatcattgtttttaacatccacttttgcaTGCTTGCACTGGCCAGACAGCGTTTATTGGGGCAaatattctacagctggatactcttgttgtcaccaaccttcacttgtatccaagcaaggtaatatttcccctatggccagacatgtttttgtagaatattggaaacgaaggccattcatttacaacaatcaaatgatgtcaagacaaagagatgcaaacatgcgcgcgcacacaaacagatttctttcaatttGTCTGTCATATTCACTGAgaatgctttggtcagcttgggactatagtaaaagacatttgcccaaggtgccgtgcagttggattgaacctgaaactacatagttgagaaacaagctttttaactacacagccatgcctattattcatcatcatcatttaacgtctgtcttccatgctggcatgagttgagcAGTttcacaggaactggcaagccagaggactgcacccaGTTCCACtgtcagttttgacatggttttacagctggatgcccctccaaatgccaaccactttacagagtggaccaTCATTCACaaaatgcataatacatacatacacacatacatatatataaatatacaaaaatagcaaCCAATCCTGTAAGGACTACTGTACCTAACATTAAGGGGATTAGAGATAGATaggaaaaagatagaaatatagaaaggggagagagggagagaaagttaaattttatttaagGAGAAAGATGGAtagctaaagagagagagagagagagaacatgggAAGTAGATAATGATACCTTGATGGGTGTAATTTTGGTTGTAGTAACTGGAGTCATAACCTTGACCTTGGCCATAGTGAGGATTATTTTGGTCGTAGAATGTTGAATGTTCATAACCAgaaggattataataataatcaccatgtTGCTGATCATAGTTCCAGGAACGCTGCtgagaaaaacaataagaaaaccgACAAACATTCATTAGTAAACAATACTGACAGGAATCTATGGCTTCTTGGGCATTACTTAGCTACAAGATCTACCCtagatcttttattttctaactttTTATGCAGTCGTCCTTGGGCTCCAAGAACtgcagcatgaaaaaaaaaagaaagaaagaaaacagctaAGCGGATATGATTTTTGGTTCATaatcatgtagttttgggtttTATCTCACTGTGGCACCATAATCAAGGTGCCATTTAGTTCAGTTGGAATTACCTCTGTTCACACTGCAGTTGTCTTTTAACATCCAGTTTTGCAAGCTCCATAGCGGTTGGAGAGAATTTATCGAGGCAGATTTTATGTGGTTAAATGCCATATCTGTCACCAAAGCCTTAACTGTTTCCGATCATGGTAAATATTTACCAAAGGCCAGACATCTTTTCACTGAAGATCGGAAATTAAGGATACTCATTCACAACCGTTATGCAGTCAAAATAAGGAGACACACACAGCTGTGAATCTAACATGGCTCCAATGGAACAGAGCAGCAGCTAAATGCACACACCAGTTAAACAGACTGCACATGTAGCTGGACGGTCAACACAATCTGTTGCTATGCTTTAATACAATGACCTGGTTCATTGGATGCCATTAGTTAAATCCACACTGGTGCAAGCATTATGGACAGGTCTCTGGGTGGAGAATAACTCCATCCACATCCCGACTCCACCAGCCGAAGGGCCCTACAAAAAGATCAGGTGTGTCACCCTCTCTTCCCTAAGTCATAAGGCACAAAGAAACggaaacagacatacaaatacttgctTGCTTCATCACCAGTGACACATgacctgatcaataagtacccggTCTGTTGTCATGGGAACGAAGCTAAACCaaacagattgatcttgaactctgcgcactaagttttaacgagctaactcacttctgctgtttacagcagtgcttggaaggaatgtgtgtagcgtgtgatcgttgcattgatcatgacagagaaagctgagcagaggatctgcatcaaattttgccaaaagcttggcgacgCCTGCTCAGGGGCCTACgcaaaaaagttttcatcgttcttgacacaatcaaagaAATCTTGTGcatggtcagctgaaagcagttttggcacaaaactTTGTCGTGGTCAACGCAATGattacacactacacaccttccttccaagcactgctgtaaacagcggaagtgaactagaacgttaaaacttagtgcacatgcacagcagaggtcaaggtcaatctttgccaagcggcttcactctgcgtgctttagctttgttactatggcaacagtccggatacttattgatcagaccttgtatatgcATTTGGAatggaaaacagagagagagagagagagagaggagcaggaaagagagaatgagtagTAGTTTAACAGATCATCAATTATGGTTTCCCACACCATCCGATCATAGTGAAATTACCTTACTCACCATTTGACCTCCCGTGTATGAGTTAGGTCGACTGTTTAGTGTTGCCATTCTATGGgaagataaagaaggaaaaaagaaaaaatgaaaagaaaaccgaCATTAGCAGAGCAGATAAGTTTGTGAGATTTATGAattttatgcaaacatatacgtTAATTAAAGGAGAGGAAGGGATTAGCATAATCTGTAATCCCCCCACTGATGTGTCATGATCAAGTTTACATCCTTGGGTTAATTAGTtcacggtaaaaaaaaaaaggaaaaaaaagaaaattacaatatatatgtacacacacacacaccttatacttgttttagtcactggactgtagccatgctggagcaccaccttgaaggattgtCAAACAAACTGCACCCCACTTATGTCgattcattcaagtaaaaattcttcaaggcagtgctgccccagcatggccacagtctaatgactgaaacaagtaaaacaaacgatatacatacatacattcttttattcttttacttgttgcagccatgctggagcaccgcctttacttgagcaaatcgacccccaggacctattctttgtaagcctagtacttattctatcagcctcttttgccgaaccgctaagttatggggacataaacacaccaacatgggttgtcaagcgatggtgtgtgtatggggaaatacagacacacacacacacacacacacacatatatatatacgacaggcttctttcagtttccgtctaccaaatccattcacaaggctttggtcggcccgaggctatagtagaagacacttgccgaaggtgccatgcagtgggactgaacccggaaccatgtggtagggaagcaagctacttaccacacagccacta includes:
- the LOC106868757 gene encoding RNA-binding protein 5 isoform X3 is translated as MALAKWMMCCYHMVSVSFILTSFFCFQGSLYLQDQFHVTMHYSQPKMGPEKVQKCDWVCTKCGAHNFKRRDFCFQCSVSREESERAKEGDGFDQVGTNPCNTLIFRGLDALTTEETLSQALSQQMSLTLKNIKIIRDELTNTSQGYGFAEMGSILESTQVLEHLRQMNPPFEVEGKLILVAFAKNTFSTVMATLNSRPNSYTGGQMQRSWNYDQQHGDYYYNPSGYEHSTFYDQNNPHYGQGQGYDSSYYNQNYTHQADSTNAAAAVAQAAIQQAQAAKQYQKHYQKQVQEQQKLAEMSPEQRLAHLAQNWSQQKNLSPSSQSSQALSAAGTAATAAAVTVGAPTTVDVNADGSTITDSSTHKGSPTVSKLPVLQSSQPAFQTPTGMPVNDEYPKYPSPDVCTYQYDDSSGYYYDPSTGLYYDANSQYYYNASTCQFLYWDAEKSTYLPAPTGAGGQQCDDKDGDNRGKKKEDKKEKVKIAKKIAKDMEKWAKTLNAQKEAIKEGFKKTNVNIIGPVIPMKRVIEERESATADAGYAILEKTSSGRGLEDKRLMPPPCPMTPTEKAAAAAAAAAAATEAVAANNPALVASYGGDSDSEDESFETTPAPGNTQRTGVLDEAKLTDWNKLACLLCKRQFPSKEALTRHTQLSDLHKQNLEVMRKKYSSGAVDGDKKGPAQRRLASAGLGARGANIVCDVSDSYKTAVKKSMFARYHELE
- the LOC106868757 gene encoding RNA-binding protein 5 isoform X5; this encodes MALAKWMMCCYHMVSVSFILTSFFCFQGSLYLQDQFHVTMHYSQPKMGPEKVQKCDWVCTKCGAHNFKRRDFCFQCSVSREESERAKEGDGFDQVGTNPCNTLIFRGLDALTTEETLSQALSQQMSLTLKNIKIIRDELTNTSQGYGFAEMGSILESTQVLEHLRQMNPPFEVEGKLILVAFAKNTFSTVMATLNSRPNSYTGGQMVSKQRSWNYDQQHGDYYYNPSGYEHSTFYDQNNPHYGQGQGYDSSYYNQNYTHQADSTNAAAAVAQAAIQQAQAAKQYQKHYQKQSSQALSAAGTAATAAAVTVGAPTTVDVNADGSTITDSSTHKGSPTVSKLPVLQSSQPAFQTPTGMPVNDEYPKYPSPDVCTYQYDDSSGYYYDPSTGLYYDANSQYYYNASTCQFLYWDAEKSTYLPAPTGAGGQQCDDKDGDNRGKKKEDKKEKVKIAKKIAKDMEKWAKTLNAQKEAIKEGFKKTNVNIIGPVIPMKRVIEERESATADAGYAILEKTSSGRGLEDKRLMPPPCPMTPTEKAAAAAAAAAAATEAVAANNPALVASYGGDSDSEDESFETTPAPGNTQRTGVLDEAKLTDWNKLACLLCKRQFPSKEALTRHTQLSDLHKQNLEVMRKKYSSGAVDGDKKGPAQRRLASAGLGARGANIVCDVSDSYKTAVKKSMFARYHELE
- the LOC106868757 gene encoding RNA-binding protein 5 isoform X1, which gives rise to MALAKWMMCCYHMVSVSFILTSFFCFQGSLYLQDQFHVTMHYSQPKMGPEKVQKCDWVCTKCGAHNFKRRDFCFQCSVSREESERAKEGDGFDQVGTNPCNTLIFRGLDALTTEETLSQALSQQMSLTLKNIKIIRDELTNTSQGYGFAEMGSILESTQVLEHLRQMNPPFEVEGKLILVAFAKNTFSTVMATLNSRPNSYTGGQMVSKQRSWNYDQQHGDYYYNPSGYEHSTFYDQNNPHYGQGQGYDSSYYNQNYTHQADSTNAAAAVAQAAIQQAQAAKQYQKHYQKQVQEQQKLAEMSPEQRLAHLAQNWSQQKNLSPSSQSSQALSAAGTAATAAAVTVGAPTTVDVNADGSTITDSSTHKGSPTVSKLPVLQSSQPAFQTPTGMPVNDEYPKYPSPDVCTYQYDDSSGYYYDPSTGLYYDANSQYYYNASTCQFLYWDAEKSTYLPAPTGAGGQQCDDKDGDNRGKKKEDKKEKVKIAKKIAKDMEKWAKTLNAQKEAIKEGFKKTNVNIIGPVIPMKRVIEERESATADAGYAILEKTSSGRGLEDKRLMPPPCPMTPTEKAAAAAAAAAAATEAVAANNPALVASYGGDSDSEDESFETTPAPGNTQRTGVLDEAKLTDWNKLACLLCKRQFPSKEALTRHTQLSDLHKQNLEVMRKKYSSGAVDGDKKGPAQRRLASAGLGARGANIVCDVSDSYKTAVKKSMFARYHELE